The following proteins come from a genomic window of Xiphophorus couchianus chromosome 19, X_couchianus-1.0, whole genome shotgun sequence:
- the sash1b gene encoding SAM and SH3 domain-containing protein 1 isoform X2, whose protein sequence is MEELRKRKLVQEMEMGKVDSAAASPHLRSQIQESLGLSSSTLTPETDRRFPVHKSSSDDGSGGKWDARKKSKSLWQSFRKSQKGVMRQTSKGDDVGFVASEITMSDEERIQLMMMVKENMISIEEALARLKEFETQSRQTSRCESPDLSGPGTNDSFSCTPVEQSDNEEESPAFKRLHKLVNSTRKVKKKLIRIDESKRPAADENLSVDGLPCGDGSVSQHSGVQRKPLVCPLHSLTSALQKQLAPDRDSDSLTTSPSSSSLDTCSSQKVAQGYGKCSGSPAHQEAGVAEDVREAGEGSSLSETERCGEEEPKMARSVTDGELRHRALGLLSHHGRACSFGGFDLTSRSVQTVTSDIDSNTKDGESGLRGEVKSPSLSRISLGKKVKSVRETMRKHISKRYHCSLSEQSSPDRVASCPHSPQTDSDSLEKPKLKPGGSVESLRSSLSGQSSMSGQTVGTTDSSNSNRESVKSEEGEEDELPYRGPFCGRALVHTNFIPSPYDTDSLKLKCGDVIDIISKPPMGTWMGMLNGKVGTFKFIYVDVLNEEVKPKKTRRRRKARHPKPTSVEELLERINLKEHLPTFLFNGYEDLDTFQLLEEEDLDELNITDPQHRAVLLTAVELLQEYEGSSDPERSAQSEPSQEKLLLDRRGALGDSPRDSGCYESNENLENGRLRKSAASINRSPSGFETSHIPPPDSILVSPSLSPLQTKTLLPSVRPSIRLQKNCFGLLNSRSHSCTELRRNSAAVQLRRCVSLKALQKDQERKPPDPEDWDLTAANPARPPRRTVDPLPACRASNPAPKQEEKTGSSIQFHQAPEKSSQPESFRDFFPTETTCRREQHTDQISASRSVSAASEARRLKMKRNAKISTHSVN, encoded by the exons ATGGAGGAGCTACGGAAACGCAAATTAGTGCAAGAGATGGAGATG GGAAAGGTTGACTCAGCGGCCGCATCGCCTCACCTCCGCTCTCAGATCCAG GAATCTCTTGGACTCAGCAGCAGCACATTGACTCCAGAGACTGACAGAAG gtttCCTGTCCACAAATCCAGCTCGGACGATGGATCAGGAG GAAAATGGGATGCGAGGAAAAAGAGCAAGTCTTTATGGCAGAGTTTCCGCAAGTCACAGAAGGGAGTGATGCGCCAGACttcaaaag GTGACGATGTTGGGTTCGTTGCCAGCGAGATCACGATGAGTGATGAAGAACGTATTCagctgatgatgatggtgaAGGAGAATATGATCTCGATAGAGGAAGCCCTCGCACGG CTGAAGGAGTTTGAGACCCAGAGCAGACAGACGAGCCGATGCGAGTCCCCGGACCTCTCGGGGCCCGGCACAAACGACTCGTTCAGCTGCACC cctgtTGAGCAGTCTGACAACGAAGAGGAATCTCCGGCGTTCAAAAGGCTCCACAAACTGGTCAACTCCACTCGGAAAGTGAAGAAGAAGCTGATCAGAATAGATGAGTCCAAAAGGCCCGCAGCGGACG AGAACCTGAGCGTAGATGGTCTACCCTGTGGCGATGGCAGCGTCTCCCAGCATTCAGGTGTGCAGAGGAAACCCTTGGTTTGTCCCCTGCACTCCTTGACTTCGGCTCTGCAGAAGCAGCTCGCCCCCGACAGGGACTCCGACAGCCTGACCACGTCCCCGTCCTCCAGCAGTCTGGACACGTGCAGCAGCCAGAAGGTAGCGCAGGGCTATGGGAAGTGCAGCGGGAGCCCCGCTCACCAGGAGGCCGGTGTGGCGGAGGACGTGAGGGAGGCCGGCGAGGGCTCCTCCTTGTCGGAAACGGAGAGGTGCGGCGAAGAGGAGCCCAAAATGGCACGCTCGGTGACCGACGGAGAGCTCCGTCATCGGGCTCTGGGCTTGCTTAGCCATCATGGA AGAGCTTGCAGCTTTGGAGGATTTGACCTGACCAGTCGCTCCGTTCAAACAGTCACTTCTGACATCGACAGCAAT acaAAAGATGGAGAGAGTGGCTTGAGAGGCGAAGTCAAGTCTCCCTCACTGTCACGGATTTCTCTGGGTAAAAAAGTCAAGTCTGTGAGGGAAACCATGAGAAAACACATATCCAAGAGATACCATTGTTCTCTCTCTGAGCAG TCTAGTCCGGACCGAGTAGCCAGCTGCCCTCACTCGCCTCAGACCGACTCCGACTCTTTGGAGAAACCCAAACTGAAGCCAGGAGGCTCCGTGGAGAGCCTGAGGAGCTCCCTCAGCGGCCAGAGCTCCATGA GCGGCCAGACAGTCGGCACCACCGACTCGTCCAACAGCAACAGAGAAAGTGTGAAGtcagaggaaggagaagaagacGAGCTGCCTTACCGTGGACCTTTCTGTGGACGGGCTCTGGTTCACACCAACTTCATCCCGAGTCCCTACGACACGGACTCCCTCAAACTGAAG TGTGGAGACGTGATCGACATCATCAGTAAGCCTCCGATGGGCACCTGGATGGGAATGCTCAACGGGAAAGTCGGCACCTTCAAGTTCATCTACGTGGATGTTCTGAACGAGGAGGTGAAGCCCAAGAAGAcccgcaggaggagaaaggcCCGACATCCCAAACCCACATCggtggaggagctgctggagcGCATTAATCTGAAG GAGCATCTCCCCACCTTCCTTTTTAACGGCTACGAGGATCTGGACACGttccagctgctggaggaggaggacctGGACGAGCTGAACATCACAGACCCCCAACACAGGGCGGTGCTGCTCACTGCcgtggagctgctgcaggagtACGAAG GAAGCAGCGACCCCGAGCGGAGCGCCCAGTCCGAACCGTCCCAGGAGAAGCTGCTCCTGGACCGGCGCGGCGCCCTGGGTGACTCGCCGCGGGACTCTGGCTGCTACGAGAGCAACGAGAACCTGGAGAACG GACGGCTCAGAAAGTCTGCTGCATCCATCAACAGGTCTCCGTCTGGATTTGAGACCAGTCACATCCCGCCCCCCGATTCCATCCTAGTCTCCCCTTCCCTGTCTCCTCTCCAAACCAAAACTCTGCTGCCCTCCGTTCGACCATCTATCAGACTCCAGAAGAACTGCTTTGGCCTCCTGAACTCTAGAAGTCACAGCTGCACAGAGCTTAGAAGAAACTCGGCAGCCGTTCAGTTGCGGCGCTGCGTCTCCCTAAAAGCTCTCCAGAAAGATCAAGAGAGGAAACCCCCCGATCCTGAAGACTGGGATCTGACGGCCGCAAACCCCGCCCGGCCCCCACGGCGCACCGTAGACCCTCTGCCTGCGTGCAGAGCGTCTAACCCGGCCcctaaacaggaagaaaaaacaggtagcagcattcagtttcacCAAGCTCCAGAGAAGTCAAGTCAGCCAGAATCATTCAGAGACTTCTTCCCGACAGAAACCACCTGCAGGCGCGAACAACACACCGATCAGATCTCGGCAAGTCGCTCCGTTTCTGCCGCTTCGGAAGCTCGACgcctgaaaatgaaaagaaatgcaaagatTTCCACGCATTCAGTAAATTAG
- the ddo gene encoding D-aspartate oxidase: MTGVRVVVVGAGVVGLSTAVCIAESLPLCSVTLLAETFSPDTTSDGAAGIAFAAPFPDIPLERQRRWFKDSFDHLLAIAQSQHSPDAGVILSSGWQIFKEVPATKEPYWSDLVIGFRAMTDRELKRFPDHKFGQAFTTVKCECSSYLPWLEERFRKAGGRVEQRRVSSLQALGNSFDLIVNCSGLGSKALVGDAGVYPVRGQVLKVEAPWLTHFIRDGDGKTYIYPGIHSVTIGGTRQEEDWRLHVDRGDTANIRERCGRLEPSLKKAKVLAEWVGLRPSRRNPRVERERVLLQGRSVPVVHNYGHGGWGVTIAWGTALDALGLVRQCLKEMPQAKL; this comes from the exons ATGACAGGAGTCCGGGTGGTCGTGGTGGGGGCCGGGGTGGTCGGGCTCTCCACCGCCGTCTGCATCGCGGAGTCGCTGCCTCTCTGCTCCGTCACGCTGCTGGCGGAGACGTTCAGCCCGGACACCACCAGTGACGGAGCTGCCGGGATCGCGTTTGCTGCTCCATTTCCAG aTATTCCTCTGGAAAGACAACGCCGCTGGTTCAAGGACAGCTTTGACCACCTGCTGGCCATCGCACAATCTCAGCACTCTCCGGACGCCGGCGTAATACTCAGCTCTGG CTGGCAGATTTTTAAGGAGGTCCCAGCCACCAAGGAGCCATATTGGTCCGACTTAGTGATTGGCTTCAGAGCCATGACTGACCGTGAACTGAAACGTTTTCCAGACCACAAGTTCGGACAAGCGTTCACTACTGTAAAATGTGAATGCTCCAGCTACCTTCCTTGGCTTGAGGAAAG GTTTAGAAAAGCAGGAGGCCGGGTGGAGCAGAGGAGAGTCAGCAGTCTCCAGGCGTTAGGCAACAGTTTTGACCTCATTGTCAACTGCTCCGGTCTCGGCTCCAAAGCGCTGGTGGGAGACGCAGGGGTGTACCCGGTCAGGGGCCAGGTCCTCAAGGTGGAGGCCCCCTGGTTGACGCACTTCATCAGGGACGGGGACGGGAAGACCTACATCTACCCCGGCATCCACAGCGTCACCATAGGCGGGACGAGACAGGAGGAAGACTGGCGCCTCCATGTGGACAGAGGAGATACCGCCAACATCCGGGAGCGCTGCGGCAGGCTGGAGCCGTCCCTGAAGAAAGCGAAGGTTCTGGCCGAGTGGGTCGGGTTGAGGCCAAGCAGGAGGAACCCCAGGGTGGAGAGGGAGAGGGTGCTCCTGCAGGGCCGCAGCGTGCCGGTCGTTCACAACTACGGCCACGGGGGCTGGGGGGTCACCATCGCCTGGGGTACGGCTCTGGACGCCCTGGGGCTGGTCAGACAGTGCCTGAAAGAAATGCCTCAGGCTAAGCTGTAG